A region of the Kribbella sp. NBC_01245 genome:
CACACACCGTGGGCCCGATGCGAGCCGCCCGTACCTTCGTGACCGGCCTGACGGCCGACGGCCTGCTCGCCCGTACGGCGGCAGTGGAGTCTCAGCTCTTCGGTTCACTCGGTGCGACCGGACATGGGCATGGCAGCAACAAGGCGGTGTTGCTCGGCCTGGAGGGGGAGGACCCCGAGACGGTCGACACCACCACCGTCGACGACCGGGTGGCGGCGATCCGCTCCACCGGCCGGCTGCGGCTCGGTGGCGAGCACGAGATCGCGTTCGACGAGAACCACCTGGTGATGCACCGCCGCAAGGCCTTGCCGTACCACCCGAACGGGATGACCTTCCTGGCTCGGGACGCCGCGGGCGAGGTGTTGCGCGAGCGGACGTATTACTCGGTCGGTGGCGGGTTTGTCGTGGATGAGACGGCGGCCGCGGGGGACCGGATCGTGCCGGACCGTACGCCGCTGAAGTATCCGTTCCTGAGTGGTGCGGAACTGCTCGCGCGGTGCCGTGAATCGCAACTGCCTATTAGTGAAGTGATGCGCTCGAACGAGTTGGCCTGGCGGACCGACGACGAGATCGAGGCCGGGCTGCTGCGGATCTGGCAGGTGATGCAGGACTGCGTGCGCGAGGGGTGTGAGACCGAGGGCGTGTTGCCGGGTGGTCTGAAGGTTCCTCGGCGGGCCTACGGTTTGCATAAGAAGCTGAGCGATGATCGGTATTCGGTTGATCCGCTCAAGGTGATGGACTGGGTGAACCTCTTCGCCTTGGCGGTCAACGAGCAGAACGCGTCGGGTGGTCGGATCGTGACCGCGCCGACCAATGGCGCGGCGGGGATCATCCCGGCTGTGCTGCATTACTACCGCCGGTTCGTTCCCGGCGCTACTGATGCCGGAGTCGTGCGTTTCCTTCTCGCGGCTGGCGCCATCGGTGTTCTTTATAAGGAGAACGCTTCGATCTCCGGCGCTGAGGTCGGCTGCCAAGGCGAGGTCGGCTCCGCTTGCTCCATGGCCGCCGCCGGCCTTTGCGAAGTCCTCGGTGGCACGCCGGAGCAGGTAGAAAACGCCGCAGAAATCGCGATGGAACACAACCTCGGCCTCACCTGCGACCCGGTCGGCGGCTTGGTCCAAATCCCTTGTATCGAACGAAATGCAATGGCCTCGGTCAAAGCGATCAACGCCGCGCGCATGGCCATGCACGGCGACGGCAAACACGTCGTAACCCTCGACAAGGTCATCAAAACCATGCGCGAAACCGGCGCCGACATGAAGGTAAAATACAAAGAAACCTCCCGCGGCGGCCTAGCCGTAAACGTAATCGAATGCTAACCACCCCCTAACGCACCCCGCTTGGTTGGCGCCCGCCTACTGCCTTCAGGCGGGCGCCCACGCGTGACTTCTGCGACGCGGCCCTCCTGCGGTCGGCGCCCGCAGGAGGGGCGTGTGGTTGTTGTTAGAAGGGGTCGACTTTTGTGGTGGAGGCGTTGCCGCCTACGCGGGCTACTAGGCTGATGGTCCAGTGGTAGCCGGCGGTGAAGGGGTCGTCGAACTTCTCGAAGGTGCAGTCCTTGGTGAATTGGTGGCGTTGGTCGTCCCAGTCGTGGCCTGACTTGAAATAGACGTTGTATGTCCCGCGCGTCCCCTGATACGTCGCCCTGCTGCCGGCGCGGACGTACATCATCGCCTGCGGCTTAGTCGGTGCTCCAGTGACAACCGACACCGCGACATCCTGGTTATTCAACGTGTTGTCGACCTCCAGGCGCGTGTAACCACGCGAGCCCCGTCGCTCGACCACCTCACCGTTCTCACCGCGACGTTTGCCAGTCGTAGGCGCCGCGGGCAAGAACGTACCAACCTGAATCCCCTTTGAACGAAGGGCTGCGGCAGACGCGGCAACGGAGTTCTTCGCCAGCAGATCGCGCTCGATGACATCGCTCAACGCCGGAGCACCACCACAAGCGGAGATGCCCCGATATCCCTCGATGCGATCGGCCGCACTACGCAGCGACCTCGTCAACGCCGAGTGTTGCGCGGCCACCTGCGCCGGCGGCCGCGCCGCCTCCAACCCATCCGCCTGCTTGCGCATCGCCCGCACCAACGCCTGCTGCCCCGCGGACAACGCCGGCATCGTCCCCGCCACATGCACCTGCCGCGCAGCAGGCCGAATCGCCGCGTCGACCCGCCCCAGCAGCGCCCGATACGCCGGAACACTCAACGGTTTAGGCGCCTCAACCGTCGTACTGACCGACGGCGTCGCGGCCGGCGCCGTACTCGGGGCACTGGCGGTCGGCGTGGCACCAGGTGCGGATGGCTCGGGCTGACTCCGTGGCTCATCGGAACCACTGCAGGCGGACAAGGAGAAGACGACCAGAACGGCGATCCAGGGCAGTGGGCGGATGAGCAGGGGCATGTGCCACCTCAATCCATCAGGCTCGGTCAAACCTCTTATAAACAAGCCTAATCGCCAGCACCGACACTTTCCGGATCTGTCGTGTTGCTGCCATCAAACGCTCGCTTCCCCCGAGTCGCTGTTCGAGCTGTCGCCGACGTCGGCGTGCCCGGGCGACCGCCTGATACAGTCCCGCTCACCCCTCGAACGCAAGGAATCGACTGATGATCGCCCAGCTGGCTCGCTACACCCGGCACATGGTCCTGTTGATCATCGTCGGCGTCCTTCTGATCCTCGTCTCCCAGATGGGTTCGTCCCCGTCGGCAGGCTTCCTTGGCATGGGAATCGCGGTCACCCTGCTCGGAGTCGTACTCCTGGTCGTCACCAAGCTGGGCGGTCAGAAGCGCCAATAGTCGCGTCGGTCAGCCGGGCGAACTGCCTTCGAGCAGCACGCGCGCGACCAAGTCCGGGCTGTCGTTCATCGGCACGTGTCCGCACGCTGGCAGGCTCACCATCCGCGCGGCCGGGATCTGCTGACGGGCGCGAGCGGTTTGGCGTGGTTGAAGGATCCGGTCGTGCGTACCCCACGCGATGGTCACCGGCACCTCCGGTACGTCGCCCTCGAACACCACGCCGCTCCGGCCGAGCGCGAGTACCCGGTCGAAGGCGGGCGCGTTCGCCAGCGCGGCAGTCTCGGCGATGACCGCGGCCGGTTCGCGCAGAGCCGGACGGTGATAGATCATGCCGGTCATCGCCCGGCGGCCCGCCCTGCTCCGGGCCAGACGCGCCACGGCGATCGGCGGCGTACGGCGGGCCGCTTGCCGCATCGTGTTGAGGATCGTGAGGGCACGAGCGCGTTGGCCGGAGGTCCACAGGCCGGCCGGGGACAAGGCGGTCACCGACTGGACGACTCCGGCCTGACCGAGCAGCAGGCTGATCAGTCCGCCCATCGAGTTGCCCGCGACATGCGGCCGATCGAGGTCGACGGCCTCGAAGAACGCCGTCATCGCGCGGACGTACACCGAAACCTCGTCGGCGATGCCCGTCGGCACATCAGGCGACTCCCCGAAGCCGGGGAAGTCGATCGCGATCACGTCGCGTTCCACCGCCAG
Encoded here:
- a CDS encoding L-serine ammonia-lyase, translated to MAISVFDLFSIGIGPSSSHTVGPMRAARTFVTGLTADGLLARTAAVESQLFGSLGATGHGHGSNKAVLLGLEGEDPETVDTTTVDDRVAAIRSTGRLRLGGEHEIAFDENHLVMHRRKALPYHPNGMTFLARDAAGEVLRERTYYSVGGGFVVDETAAAGDRIVPDRTPLKYPFLSGAELLARCRESQLPISEVMRSNELAWRTDDEIEAGLLRIWQVMQDCVREGCETEGVLPGGLKVPRRAYGLHKKLSDDRYSVDPLKVMDWVNLFALAVNEQNASGGRIVTAPTNGAAGIIPAVLHYYRRFVPGATDAGVVRFLLAAGAIGVLYKENASISGAEVGCQGEVGSACSMAAAGLCEVLGGTPEQVENAAEIAMEHNLGLTCDPVGGLVQIPCIERNAMASVKAINAARMAMHGDGKHVVTLDKVIKTMRETGADMKVKYKETSRGGLAVNVIEC
- a CDS encoding alpha/beta fold hydrolase, with amino-acid sequence MSAKATVTVDGVNGVEIAYERTGSGEPLVLMHGIGHHRQAWDPVIDRLAVERDVIAIDFPGFGESPDVPTGIADEVSVYVRAMTAFFEAVDLDRPHVAGNSMGGLISLLLGQAGVVQSVTALSPAGLWTSGQRARALTILNTMRQAARRTPPIAVARLARSRAGRRAMTGMIYHRPALREPAAVIAETAALANAPAFDRVLALGRSGVVFEGDVPEVPVTIAWGTHDRILQPRQTARARQQIPAARMVSLPACGHVPMNDSPDLVARVLLEGSSPG